One window of Uloborus diversus isolate 005 chromosome 3, Udiv.v.3.1, whole genome shotgun sequence genomic DNA carries:
- the LOC129218608 gene encoding flavin-containing monooxygenase 5-like, whose product MKICVIGAGSSGLAAIKACKEENLDVICYEKSENFGGLWRYHDKDDDGQPSVMKSTIINTSKELSAFSDFPPPKDLANYMHNTWMLEYFSLYAEHFDLLKHIKYTSEVIKVEKAENYAQSGKWAVSVKSTGEQDSETNIFDGVMVCAGHHIYPHVPNFNGLEEFKGKVRHTHSLKSSNGYENLKALVIGIGNSAVDAAVELCKVTNQLYLSSRKGSWIFSRIGPNGMPYDVFLQKRVFEILRHYNFFNFANFALEYLLNFKFDHAKYGLKPKHRVLSAHPTINDALPNCILSGRVVIKQNVKKFTKQGVIFEGEDEEHNIDAVIMATGYEIKFPFVDETIFKVSENSVELYKFVFPPQLQHPSLAFIALVQPLGAMFPIAEAQSRWFVQLMLKKIKLPSKHDMEIEISKRHRQNRDKFVPSLRHTIQVFWISYMDEICSEFGAKPNLWKMALKDPKLAYLCYFGPCTPYQYRLQGPHTWEGAREAIFSAWERIEAPLKTCKRA is encoded by the exons ATGAAGATTTGCGTCATTGGTGCTGGTTCAAGTGGCTTAGCCGCTATCAAAGCTTGTAAAGAAGAAAACCTGGATGTTATATGCTATGAAAAAAGTGAGAACTTTGGTGGCTTATGGAGATACCATGACAAAGATGACGATGGCCAACCTTCTGTCATGAAATCCACCATCATAAACACTAGTAAAGAGCTGAGTGCTTTTAGTGACTTTCCTCCACCCAAAGATTTAGCAAACTACATGCACAATACTTGGATGCTGGAGTATTTTTCTCTGTATGCCGAGCATTTCGACCTTCTAAAGCACATAAAGTACACAAGTGAAGTAATTAAGGTTGAAAAGGCAGAGAATTATGCACAGTCAGGAAAATGGGCTGTTAGTGTGAAAAGCACTGGTGAACAAGActcagaaacaaatatttttgatggTGTGATGGTTTGTGCAGGTCATCATATTTATCCTCATGTGCCTAATTTTAATGGATTGGAAGAATTTAAAGGTAAAGTAAGGCATACTCATTCTTTGAAATCATCAAATGGCTATGAAAATTTGAAAGCTCTCGTAATTGGAATTGGAAATTCAGCAGTTGATGCAGCAGTTGAATTGTgtaaagtaaccaatcag ttatatcTTAGCAGTCGGAAAGGAAGTTGGATATTTTCAAGGATAGGACCCAATGGAATGCCATATGATGTTTTTTTGCAGAAGAGAGTATTTGAGATCCTAAGGcattataacttttttaattttgcaaatttcGCGTTggaatatttgttaaattttaaatttgaccaCGCAAAATATGGTTTGAAACCGAAACATCGAGTTTTATCTGCACATCCTACCATAAATGATGCACTCCCAAACTGCATTCTCAGTGGCAGAGTTGTTATaaagcaaaatgttaaaaagtttacTAAGCAAGGTGTGATATTTGAAGGTGAAGATGAAGAACACAACATTGATGCAGTTATAATGGCAACAggatatgaaataaaatttccatttGTGGATGAAACTATTTTCAAG gtttCAGAAAACAGTGTTGAACTATATAAATTTGTGTTTCCACCACAATTACAGCACCCATCCTTAGCTTTTATTGCACTGGTACAGCCATTAGGTGCAATGTTTCCTATCGCTGAGGCCCAGAGCCGTTGGTTTGTGCAATTGATGCTGAAGAAAATCAAACTTCCGTCCAAACACGACATGGAAATCGAAATTAGCAAGCGACACCGCCAAAATAGAGATAAATTTGTTCCATCCCTTAGACATACAATCCaggttttttggatttcatatatggaCGAAATATGTTCCGAATTTGGAGCTAAGCCCAATTTGTGGAAAATGGCTTTAAAAGATCCAAAACTTGCCTACCTCTGCTACTTTGGACCGTGCACACCATATCAGTATCGTCTGCAAGGACCCCATACTTGGGAAGGAGCTAGAGAAGCAATATTCTCAGCATGGGAGAGAATAGAAGCACCATTAAAAACTTGCAAGAGGGCATAG